One Microbacterium trichothecenolyticum DNA window includes the following coding sequences:
- a CDS encoding ABC transporter ATP-binding protein, with translation MASVTFDNATRLYPGGTRAAVDKLNLDVADGEFLVLVGPSGCGKSTSLRMLAGLEEVNSGRILIGDRDVTDVPPKDRDIAMVFQNYALYPHMTVAENMGFALKIAGVGKEERAARVLEAAKLLDLEQYLTRKPKALSGGQRQRVAMGRAIVRQPQVFLMDEPLSNLDAKLRVQTRTQIASLQRRLGVTTVYVTHDQTEALTMGDRIAVLKDGILQQVGTPRDLYETPKNVFVAGFIGSPAMNLFTVDLAEGGVRFGDLVVPVEADTIGKAHGSEVTIGVRPEDIQVAPADGRGLKVVVDLVEELGADGYLYGHTDINGKRTDLVARVDGRRHPNAGETVVLAPVPGHVHVFDLESGDRLTNRAIASA, from the coding sequence ATGGCGTCCGTCACATTCGACAACGCAACCCGTCTGTACCCCGGTGGTACCCGTGCCGCCGTCGACAAGCTGAACCTCGACGTCGCCGATGGCGAATTCCTGGTTCTCGTCGGCCCCTCCGGCTGCGGTAAGTCCACCTCGCTGCGTATGCTGGCCGGCCTCGAAGAGGTCAACTCGGGCCGCATCCTCATCGGCGACCGCGATGTCACCGATGTCCCCCCGAAGGATCGCGACATCGCGATGGTCTTCCAGAACTACGCGCTGTACCCGCACATGACCGTCGCCGAGAACATGGGCTTCGCGCTCAAGATCGCCGGTGTCGGCAAGGAGGAGCGCGCAGCACGCGTGCTCGAGGCCGCCAAGCTGCTCGACCTCGAGCAGTACCTCACGCGCAAGCCGAAGGCGCTCTCGGGTGGTCAGCGTCAGCGCGTCGCCATGGGCCGCGCGATCGTTCGTCAGCCTCAGGTGTTCCTCATGGACGAGCCGCTGTCCAACCTCGACGCGAAGCTGCGCGTGCAGACGCGTACGCAGATCGCATCGCTGCAGCGCCGACTCGGCGTCACCACGGTCTACGTCACGCACGACCAGACCGAGGCCCTCACCATGGGCGACCGCATCGCGGTGCTCAAGGACGGCATCCTCCAGCAGGTCGGCACCCCGCGCGACCTGTACGAAACCCCGAAGAACGTCTTCGTCGCCGGCTTCATCGGCTCGCCCGCGATGAACCTGTTCACGGTCGACCTCGCCGAGGGCGGCGTCCGCTTCGGCGACCTGGTGGTTCCCGTCGAGGCCGACACCATCGGCAAGGCGCACGGCTCCGAGGTCACCATCGGTGTGCGTCCCGAAGACATCCAGGTGGCTCCGGCCGACGGTCGCGGCCTCAAGGTGGTCGTCGACCTGGTCGAGGAGCTCGGCGCCGACGGCTACCTGTACGGCCACACCGACATCAACGGCAAGCGCACCGACCTCGTCGCGCGCGTCGACGGTCGTCGTCACCCCAACGCGGGTGAGACGGTCGTGCTCGCGCCGGTCCCCGGTCACGTGCACGTGTTCGACCTCGAGTCGGGCGATCGTCTGACCAACCGGGCCATCGCCTCGGCCTGA
- a CDS encoding acyltransferase family protein: MTASAGNTQVRDARGRIEYIDALRGVAALMVVVHHALVRVAPAYEEWTLEWFDPGRVGVVAFFLVSGYVVGMTLSSQTPRVFVVRRFWRLFPVYWLTTLLYIAVALITGYAPIEASVVVLLVNISMLQGFLGLASVLPVAWTLGIEIAFYAQSVVTRFARLLDRGVWLGLLWLAVLAVYAAANVTGVWDREGSMPLMMFTASVGLALYLWERGRSRALIALLPSAVIVAPMLGVLLKMNSGDDRGHVSFSLSYLAGLALFGVFYAARSRAFPAWMLKMGAASYALYLIHPVVILASFGSIGMPAVFLLVTVGLSLVGAEVLHRYVEKPTIEIGRRATRGSSPGRMPVPASREESAARRE; this comes from the coding sequence GTGACAGCGTCTGCAGGCAACACCCAGGTTCGTGACGCGCGGGGGCGCATCGAGTACATCGACGCATTGCGGGGCGTCGCAGCGCTCATGGTCGTGGTGCACCACGCTCTCGTCCGTGTCGCGCCAGCGTACGAGGAGTGGACGCTGGAATGGTTCGATCCGGGCCGCGTCGGTGTCGTGGCCTTCTTCCTGGTGAGCGGATACGTCGTCGGCATGACGCTCAGCTCCCAGACACCGCGCGTCTTCGTCGTCCGCCGCTTCTGGCGGCTCTTCCCGGTGTACTGGCTGACCACGCTGCTCTACATCGCGGTCGCGCTGATCACCGGCTACGCCCCGATCGAGGCCTCGGTCGTGGTGCTCCTGGTGAACATCTCGATGCTGCAAGGTTTCCTGGGACTGGCCTCGGTGCTCCCCGTGGCGTGGACGCTCGGGATCGAGATCGCCTTTTATGCCCAGTCGGTAGTCACGAGATTCGCTCGTCTGCTGGATCGAGGCGTGTGGCTCGGCCTGCTGTGGCTGGCGGTCCTCGCCGTGTACGCCGCGGCCAACGTCACCGGCGTGTGGGACCGCGAAGGCAGCATGCCGCTGATGATGTTCACCGCGAGTGTCGGGCTCGCTCTCTACCTCTGGGAGCGTGGGCGCTCACGCGCCCTCATCGCCTTGCTGCCGTCAGCGGTCATCGTCGCTCCGATGCTGGGCGTCCTTCTCAAGATGAACAGCGGCGACGATCGCGGCCACGTGAGCTTCAGCCTGTCGTACCTGGCCGGGCTTGCCCTGTTCGGCGTGTTCTACGCGGCCCGGTCGCGAGCATTCCCCGCCTGGATGCTGAAGATGGGTGCCGCCAGCTATGCGCTCTACCTCATCCACCCCGTCGTGATCCTGGCGTCATTCGGATCGATCGGGATGCCGGCGGTGTTCCTGCTCGTGACGGTCGGGTTGTCCCTGGTCGGGGCCGAAGTGCTGCATCGGTACGTCGAAAAGCCGACCATCGAGATCGGGCGACGGGCGACCCGCGGGTCGAGTCCTGGGCGCATGCCCGTGCCCGCATCCCGTGAGGAGAGCGCCGCGCGCCGGGAATGA
- a CDS encoding NAD(P)-dependent oxidoreductase: protein MSRIAVIGGTGYAGSHIVAEAVQRGHTVVSVARSVPAERIEGATYLEGTVLDVPGLVAQLEGVDVVVSAAAPRGDMEGKLRPAIAELVAALPENVRLGVVGGAGGSLVAEGGPRLIDTEGFAEEYKPEAREAIGILEDLQADDTGRDWFYVHPAGGFGSWAPGERTGSYRDGGDVLVVDDNGDSFIGGADFAVAILDEIENPKHTRERFTVGY, encoded by the coding sequence ATGTCACGCATCGCCGTCATCGGAGGCACCGGATACGCCGGTAGCCACATCGTCGCCGAAGCGGTCCAGCGCGGTCACACGGTCGTGTCGGTCGCCCGTTCCGTTCCGGCCGAGCGCATCGAAGGCGCCACCTACCTCGAGGGCACCGTCCTCGACGTCCCCGGCCTCGTCGCCCAGCTCGAGGGCGTCGACGTCGTCGTGTCGGCCGCCGCCCCGCGCGGCGACATGGAGGGCAAGCTGCGTCCCGCCATCGCCGAGCTGGTCGCGGCTCTGCCCGAGAACGTGCGCCTTGGTGTCGTCGGGGGTGCCGGCGGGTCGCTCGTGGCCGAGGGCGGACCGCGCCTCATCGACACCGAGGGCTTCGCCGAGGAGTACAAGCCCGAGGCGCGCGAGGCCATCGGCATCCTCGAAGACCTGCAGGCCGACGACACCGGCCGCGACTGGTTCTACGTGCACCCCGCCGGCGGTTTCGGCTCGTGGGCGCCGGGGGAGCGCACCGGCTCGTACCGCGACGGCGGCGACGTGCTCGTCGTCGACGACAACGGCGACTCGTTCATCGGCGGAGCCGACTTCGCCGTCGCGATCCTCGACGAGATCGAGAACCCGAAGCACACGCGGGAGCGTTTCACCGTCGGCTACTGA
- a CDS encoding DsbA family protein codes for MSHDQSPNVPAERDRREAVREKAQQVKAKQTRWRIVRRSLIGLGAAAVVAVGAVGVTSALSSHESRSQALPAAASDDGFTITTATGVADPLTAPAVDGNAGTMAAGAAPTAEPSPTPTGTAAPVDIRVYVDYMSLEAREFQTANAQQLSKWVGDDAATLTYYPVAMLTSKSNGTKYSLRAAGAAACVATHAADRFFAFNHELLTNQPAVDSDGYSDEQLADMAQGAGVADTDTVRTCIEDETYTGWAKAATDRAIKGLPDTNGQALTATPTVLVNGTPYVGRMDDAKEFAQFVLTVDSNAYYSTATPTPSASATPAG; via the coding sequence ATGTCCCACGACCAGTCACCGAATGTGCCCGCCGAACGCGATCGGCGAGAGGCCGTGCGCGAGAAGGCGCAGCAGGTCAAGGCCAAGCAGACGCGCTGGCGCATCGTCCGGCGCTCGCTGATCGGCCTCGGTGCGGCAGCCGTGGTCGCGGTCGGTGCGGTGGGTGTGACCTCTGCTCTCAGCTCGCATGAATCCCGATCGCAGGCGCTGCCCGCCGCGGCGAGCGACGACGGCTTCACGATCACCACCGCGACCGGCGTCGCCGACCCGCTCACCGCCCCGGCGGTCGACGGAAATGCGGGCACCATGGCAGCCGGCGCCGCGCCCACCGCGGAACCCAGCCCCACCCCGACGGGCACGGCTGCTCCCGTCGACATCCGCGTCTACGTCGATTACATGTCGCTCGAGGCGCGGGAATTCCAGACGGCGAACGCCCAGCAGCTCTCGAAATGGGTCGGCGACGACGCCGCCACGCTGACCTACTACCCGGTCGCCATGCTGACCTCCAAGTCCAACGGCACCAAGTACAGCCTCCGCGCCGCCGGCGCAGCGGCGTGCGTGGCCACCCACGCCGCCGACCGCTTCTTCGCGTTCAACCACGAGCTGCTCACCAACCAGCCGGCGGTCGACTCCGACGGTTACAGCGACGAGCAGCTCGCCGACATGGCCCAGGGTGCGGGCGTCGCCGACACCGACACCGTGCGTACCTGCATCGAGGACGAGACATACACCGGGTGGGCGAAGGCGGCGACCGACCGCGCCATCAAGGGACTTCCCGACACCAATGGTCAGGCGCTCACCGCCACCCCCACGGTGCTCGTCAACGGCACCCCGTATGTCGGCCGAATGGATGACGCGAAGGAGTTCGCGCAATTCGTGCTCACCGTCGACAGCAACGCCTATTACTCCACGGCCACGCCGACGCCCTCGGCATCCGCCACCCCCGCGGGCTGA